From the Streptomyces sp. SN-593 genome, the window ATGCGACTGGTCCGTCCGCACCTGACGGACAACAAGCCGATCCGCAACGCGCTGCTGGACTTGAGCAAGCACGGTCTGGTGGTCTCCGAGGGCAACACCGCCGGGCCTCGGGGCCGGATCGGGACCCCGGGTCGGGCGGGGCCTGCGGCGCAGAAGCTGTGGCGGCTGAGGGCGGCCGGCCTGGACTACGCCGACACGGTCATGGAGGAAGGCGTCGACGGCGGCCTGGCCCGCGGAGTGGCCCGGGGCGGGGCGAAGCACGCGATGGCTGTCAACGAGACCGTCACCGCGTTCGTCCGCGGCGGCACGCTGTGACGGGCCGGTGATCATGGTGTTTTTGATCTTGGTTGTGCTGGGGTTGTGCAGTTGTCTCGGGTGGGCGAGCGGGGTCGGGGTGTGGTCCGGTGGTGTTTGGGTGGGGGTAGGCGCTCGCTGGGGATGGGGTTTGAGCTGGGCTTTTCAGGTGTGTGCAGGTGTTCTGGGTGGAGGCTTGATTTTGCGCAGTTGCTCTCTGGGTTCCTTGAGGGAGGTGCGGGGTCAGCGTGTGTGGATGCGGGTCCAGAGGGGGTCGTGGGTGGCGGGTGTGAGGTGGTTTATCTCCAGTTGGTCGGCGAGGTGGTGGAGGAAGCGGGCCTGGGCGTTGGGGGTGAGGCCGTGTGGGGGGATGCGGGTGAGGGTGGCGGCGAGGGTGAGGGTTTCGGGGTAGGTGATCAGGGTTCGGCAGGTCAGGGTGGGGGATGCCGGGCCGTGTTGGGTGTGGGGGTTGGTGGTGGTGAGCCGGGTCAGGCGGGTGTGCCATCGGTCGGTGAGGTGTTGGTGGTGGTCGTACCAGCGGGTGGTGATGGTGGCGGCCCAGGTCAGTGCGGTGGTGAAGGCGGGGTGGCGGGCCGCGCGGCGGTGCTGGTGGTGGGCGCGGGTGAGTTCTGGTAGGGCGGCGATGTCGAGCGGTGCGGTGTGCCGGGGTCGTCGGCGGCCTGCTGGTGGCGGGTGCACAGGGCTGGGGTGTGGTCGGGCGGGTGGATCCAGGCGGTGCTGGTGCCGCGGCTGCGGTGGAGTACGCAGGCAGTGCAGGCGCGCACGGGGCGGTGCGCTGGTTCCAGGGGCTGCCAGTGTGCGGCGGGCGGGCCCGCCGGGGTGTGGCTGGTGGGGGCGGGGCGTTCGTGTGGGCCCGGGGCGAGTCGGGGTAGGGCGCGCAGCAGGTGCGGTTGGGGGGTGCGGGCGTGTGCGGCGAGGCGGGCTGCGGCTGGGAGGTTGAGGTGGAGTTCGGCGGTGGGAGCGGCGCCGTTGGTGCTGCCCGG encodes:
- a CDS encoding replication-relaxation family protein, giving the protein MSHTQEPGQTETEQSGKPKSKRVLYPYGSASPERDDAITVLGVLKVATASQIMRLVRPHLTDNKPIRNALLDLSKHGLVVSEGNTAGPRGRIGTPGRAGPAAQKLWRLRAAGLDYADTVMEEGVDGGLARGVARGGAKHAMAVNETVTAFVRGGTL